One Glycine max cultivar Williams 82 chromosome 6, Glycine_max_v4.0, whole genome shotgun sequence DNA segment encodes these proteins:
- the LOC102660398 gene encoding uncharacterized protein: MAPEDLEQLTQKIRDQLEESIIEKVTQQLMLFFGQMQSQELALPPEPKIGPSAACVSIKGSYVDTSGQESDMGDSKKYELYVDDNPSRLVSLVRVYEGSTTIHNTRLGNDQVKVDVQEVRHTDACIPVPTQEV; the protein is encoded by the coding sequence ATGGCTCCTGAAGACCTAGAGCAATTGACACaaaaaatcagggaccagctggaggagtcgatcatagaaaaagtgactcaacaACTAATGTTGTTCTTCGGCCAGATGCAATCACAAGAACTTGCATTGCCTCCTGAGCCTAAGATTGGTCCTTCTGCTGCTTGTGTTAGCATAAAAGGAAGTTATGTTGATACCTCGGGGCAGGAATCAGACATGGGTGACTCAAAGAAATATGAgttgtatgttgatgacaatCCTTCCCGCTTGGTTTCCCTTgtaagagtttatgagggatcaaCGACCATCCACAACACCCGTTTGGGCAACGATCAAGTCAAGGTTGATGTTCAGGAAGTTCGACATACTGATGCTTGCATTCCTGTACCCACTCAAGAGGTTTAG